The genomic region CGCCAGCAGGAAGCACCACTGCGCCATGGTCGCGTACGACGTCCAGATCTTCTGCCCGTTGATGCGCCAGCCGTCGCCGTCACGGGTCGCGGTGGTCCGCAGCGACGCCAGGTCGGAACCGGCCTCGGGCTCGCTGAAGCCCTGACACCAGATGACCTCACCGCGTGCGATCGGCGGCAGGTGCTGACGCTGTTGCTCGGGTGTGCCGTGCCGCATCAGGGTCGGGCCCACCCAGTTGACGCCCATGTACTGCGCGCCGCGCGGTTCGTGGTGGGCCCACATCTCCTCGCGGACCACGGTCTGCTCCCACGCCGAGGACGCCTTGCCGCCGAACTCCTCGGGCCAGGACATGCACAGCAGCCCGCGATCGGCGAGCAGTCGGCAGAATGCCTGTGCCACCTCGAGATCGGCCGGATCGTCGGTGAAGGCGCCGAGGTAACCGTCCGGCACGTTGGCGTGTACCAGCTCACGGAGCTCATGGCGAAGTGCGGTGGCCGCGCCGCTCATGTCGAAGTCCACCAGCCGATGGTAGGGCAATCCTTATAAGGATTGCTAGTATTCTCGATATGGCCTCTCGGCGGACTCCCCAGCAGCGCATCGCCGAGACCGTCGCGGGCGAACTGCGCGACCGGATCCTGGCGGGCGCCGATCGGTTGCCGACCCAGGACCAGCTGGTCACCGAGTTCGGCGTCAGTTATCCGTCGGTGCGGGAGGCGTTGCGGATCCTGGAGACCGAGGGCCTGATCACGGTTCGCCGCGGCAGCGTCGGTGGCGCCGAGGTGCATCGGCCCGACGAATCGTCTGCGGCGTACCACCTGGGCCTGGCCCTGCAGGGATCCGCCGTACCGCTCGGCGACCTGGCGGCAGGCCTGCAGTTGCTGGAACCACTCTGCGTCGCCGAGGTCGCACGCCGCGCCGATCGGCTCAAGGTCGTGGTGCCCGTGCTCACCCGTAGTGTCGATGCGTCCGCGGCAGTCGTCGCCGATGGTGCGGCATTCACCCGGATCGCGCGTGAATTCCATGATCTGGTGGTCGAATACACCCCGAATGCCACCGTTCGGCATGTGGTGGGCAGCCTGGTGGCGCTGTGGTCGGCGCAGGAGGAGAAGTGGGCCGACTACGTCGTCAAACGGGGGGAGTACCCGTCACCGGCCGAGGCGCGCGGTGCAGTGCGCACCCACCGTCGCCTCGTCGACGAGATCGCCGCGGGTAATGCCGCCGAGGCCGAACGCATTGCTCGCAAGCACCTAGCCGCCACCCAGTCGCTGCTGCTGGAACGGTTCACCGACGATGTGGTGCGGGCCGCGCGCGGTGCCAAGTCGCACGAGCGGCGCACCTGCTGACCTTGAGGGTCTGAGCGCGCAGGGCACCTACGCGGGATCCATCCGGAAGATCGGCATCCGCCCCAGTAGCGCCTCGAACTCCTCGGGGCCACCGTCGGTCACCAGCCCGCCCTGGCGAAGAAAGCCGACCCAGCCGGGAATCAGGCTGGGCAGCAGGCGAAGTAGTGGTCTGGCGTCCTCATCGGAGAGTTCGACCACCCGTACCTGCTCGACTCGACGACCTCGGCTCAGCGTCGCGGCCTGGTCGGCCCGCACATTGGCGATCCACGCCGCCTCCGGTGCCGCCGCGACGTACTGCTTGCCGTCGACGAACATCGGTGTGACCGGTGTCGC from Mycolicibacterium sp. YH-1 harbors:
- a CDS encoding FadR/GntR family transcriptional regulator, which produces MASRRTPQQRIAETVAGELRDRILAGADRLPTQDQLVTEFGVSYPSVREALRILETEGLITVRRGSVGGAEVHRPDESSAAYHLGLALQGSAVPLGDLAAGLQLLEPLCVAEVARRADRLKVVVPVLTRSVDASAAVVADGAAFTRIAREFHDLVVEYTPNATVRHVVGSLVALWSAQEEKWADYVVKRGEYPSPAEARGAVRTHRRLVDEIAAGNAAEAERIARKHLAATQSLLLERFTDDVVRAARGAKSHERRTC
- a CDS encoding nitroreductase family deazaflavin-dependent oxidoreductase — protein: MKLPWYIKPGNKAIVALSRLGLRFGAKGPVILTVTGRKSGQPRATPVTPMFVDGKQYVAAAPEAAWIANVRADQAATLSRGRRVEQVRVVELSDEDARPLLRLLPSLIPGWVGFLRQGGLVTDGGPEEFEALLGRMPIFRMDPA